A window of the Hordeum vulgare subsp. vulgare chromosome 5H, MorexV3_pseudomolecules_assembly, whole genome shotgun sequence genome harbors these coding sequences:
- the LOC123399171 gene encoding leucine-rich repeat receptor-like serine/threonine-protein kinase RGI4 produces the protein MPPRSCAVAPRRLALLVSLACAALLVVPCRCVNEQGRALLEWRRSLRPAGGALDSWRASDGSPCRWFGVSCDARGGVVSLSVTGVDLRGPLPANLLPLAPSLTTLVLSGTNLTGAIPPEIGGYGGLVTLDLSKNQLTGAIPPELCRLAKLETLALNSNSLRGAIPDDLGDLASLTHITLYDNELSGTIPASIGRLKKLQVIRAGGNQALKGPLPKEIGGCADLTMIGLAETGMSGSLPETIGQLKKIQTIAIYTTMLSGGIPESIGNCTELTSLYLYQNSLSGPIPPQLGRLRKLQSLLLWQNQLVGAIPPELGQCEELTLIDLSLNSLTGSIPSTLGRLPYLQQLQLSTNRLTGAIPPELSNCTSLTDIELDNNALSGEIRLDFPKLGNLTLFYAWKNGLTGGVPESLAECASLQSVDLSYNNLTGPIPKELFGLQNMTKLLLLSNELSGVVPPDIGNCTNLYRLRLNGNRLSGTIPAEIGNLKNLNFLDMSENHLVGPVPAAISGCGSLEFLDLHSNALSGALPAALPRSLQLVDVSDNQLSGQLRSSVVSMPELTKLYLSKNRLTGGIPPELGSCEKLQLLDLGDNAFSGGIPAELGALQSLEISLNLSCNRLSGEIPPQFAGLDKLGSLDLSHNGLSGSLDPLAALQNLVTLNISYNAFSGELPNTPFFQKLPLSDLAGNRHLVVGDGSDESSRRGALTTLKIAMSILAVVSAAFLVTATYMLARARRGGRSSTPVDGHGTWEVTLYQKLDISMDDVLRGLTSANVIGTGSSGVVYRVDTPNGYTIAVKKMWSPDEMTAGVAFRSEIAALGSIRHRNIVRLLGWAANGGTSTRLLFYSYLPNGNLSGLLHGGVVGGTKGAPTAEWGARYDVALGVAHAVAYLHHDCVPAILHGDIKSMNVLLGPSYEPYLADFGLARILSAGQGKLDDSSKPQRIAGSYGYMAPEYASMQRISEKSDVYSFGVVLLEVLTGRHPLDPTLPGGAHLVQWVQAKRGSDDEILDARLRESAGEADAHEMRQVLAVAALCVSRRADDRPAMKDVVALLEEIRRPAAADDAKPAPATTLPSAAAAAPMLSPARGGAHSTSDSFAVSDYSA, from the exons ATGCCGCCGCGCTCCTGCGCCGTCGCACCGAGGAGGCTCGCGCTGCTCGTGTCGCTCGCCTGCGCCGCGCTGCTGGTCGTCCCGTGCCGGTGCGTCAATGAGCAGGGCCGCGCGCTGCTGGAGTGGCGGCGGTCGCTGCGCCCGGCGGGCGGCGCGCTCGACTCGTGGAGGGCGTCGGACGGCTCCCCGTGCCGGTGGTTCGGCGTGTCCTGCGACGCGCGCGGCGGCGTCGTGTCGCTGAGCGTCACCGGCGTCGACCTGCGTGGCCCGCTCCCGGCCAACCTGCTGCCGTTGGCGCCGTCGCTCACCACGCTGGTGCTGTCCGGCACGAACCTCACCGGCGCGATCCCGCCGGAGATCGGCGGGTACGGCGGGCTCGTCACGCTCGACCTCAGCAAGAACCAGCTCACGGGCGCGATCCCCCCCGAGCTGTGCCGGCTCGCCAAGCTCGAGACGCTCGCGCTCAACTCCAATTCCCTCCGCGGCGCCATTCCGGACGACCTCGGCGACCTCGCCAGCCTCACGCACATCACGCTGTACGACAACGAGCTGAGCGGCACGATCCCGGCGAGCATCGGGAGGCTCAAGAAGCTGCAGGTGATCCGCGCCGGCGGGAACCAGGCGCTCAAGGGCCCGCTGCCAAAGGAGATCGGCGGCTGCGCCGACCTCACAATGATCGGCCTCGCCGAGACCGGCATGTCCGGCAGCCTCCCGGAGACGATCGGGCAGCTCAAGAAGATCCAGACCATCGCTATCTACACCACAATGCTCTCCGGCGGCATCCCGGAGTCCATCGGCAACTGCACCGAGCTCACCAGCCTCTACCTCTACCAGAATTCTCTTTCCGGCCCGATACCGCCGCAGCTTGGCCGGCTCCGGAAGCTGCAGTCGCTGCTGCTCTGGCAGAACCAGCTCGTGGGCGCGATCCCGCCGGAGCTCGGCCAGTGCGAGGAGCTCACTCTCATCGACCTCTCGCTGAATTCTCTCACCGGCAGCATTCCGTCCACCTTGGGCCGGCTGCCGTACCTCCAGCAGCTGCAGCTGAGCACGAACCGGCTCACCGGCGCCATCCCGCCGGAGCTGTCCAACTGCACCTCGCTGACGGATATCGAGCTCGACAACAACGCGCTCTCCGGGGAGATCCGCCTCGACTTCCCCAAGCTCGGGAACCTCACGCTGTTCTATGCGTGGAAAAACGGCCTCACCGGCGGCGTGCCGGAGAGCCTCGCCGAGTGCGCGAGCCTCCAGTCGGTGGACCTCTCCTACAACAACCTCACCGGGCCGATCCCGAAGGAGCTATTCGGGCTGCAGAACATGACGAAGCTGCTGCTGCTGAGCAACGAGCTCTCCGGCGTCGTGCCGCCCGACATCGGCAACTGCACCAACCTCTACCGGCTGCGGCTCAACGGCAACCGGCTGTCCGGCACGATACCCGCCGAGATCGGTAACCTGAAGAACCTCAATTTCCTCGACATGAGCGAGAACCACCTCGTTGGCCCGGTGCCGGCGGCCATTTCCGGGTGCGGCAGCCTCGAGTTCCTCGACCTGCACTCGAATGCTCTGTCCGGCGCATTGCCTGCCGCGCTGCCTCGCAGCCTCCAGCTCGTCGACGTATCCGATAACCAGCTTTCCGGGCAGCTGAGGTCCAGCGTTGTCTCGATGCCGGAGTTGACGAAGCTTTACTTGTCGAAGAATCGGCTGACCGGCGGTATCCCGCCGGAGCTGGGTTCTTGCGAGAAGCTCCAGCTGCTGGACCTCGGCGACAACGCGTTCTCTGGTGGCATCCCCGCAGAGCTCGGAGCGCTCCAGTCATTGGAGATTTCGCTTAACCTCAGTTGCAATCGTCTCTCCGGTGAGATACCACCGCAGTTCGCCGGCCTTGACAAGCTCGGCAGCCTCGACCTGTCGCACAACGGACTGTCCGGGAGCCTCGACCCGCTCGCGGCGTTGCAGAACCTCGTCACGCTCAACATCTCGTACAACGCCTTCTCCGGCGAGCTCCCGAACACCCCCTTCTTCCAGAAGCTGCCGCTCAGCGACCTGGCTGGCAACCGCCACCTTGTCGTCGGCGATGGCTCCGACGAGTCCTCCCGGCGGGGCGCCCTCACGACGCTGAAAATAGCCATGTCAATCCTGGCCGTTGTAAGCGCGGCGTTCCTGGTGACCGCCACCTACATGCTCGCCCGCGCCCGCCGCGGCGGCCGCAGCAGCACCCCCGTCGACGGCCACGGCACGTGGGAGGTGACGCTGTACCAGAAGCTGGACATATCCATGGACGACGTGCTCCGCGGGCTGACGTCCGCGAACGTGATCGGCACCGGAAGCTCCGGCGTGGTGTACAGGGTGGACACCCCGAACGGGTACACCATCGCGGTCAAGAAGATGTGGTCGCCGGACGAGATGACCGCCGGCGTGGCCTTCCGCAGCGAGATCGCGGCGCTGGGCTCCATCCGGCACCGCAACATCGTCCGGCTGCTTGGCTGGGCGGCCAACGGCGGCACCAGCACGCGGCTCCTGTTCTACAGCTACCTGCCCAACGGCAACCTGAGCGGCCTCCTCCACGGCGGCGTCGTCGGGGGCACCAAGGGCGCGCCCACGGCCGAGTGGGGCGCGCGCTACGACGTGGCGCTCGGGGTCGCCCACGCCGTGGCGTACCTCCACCACGACTGCGTGCCGGCCATCCTGCACGGGGACATCAAGTCGATGAacgtgctgctcggcccgtcctacGAGCCGTACCTCGCCGACTTCGGCCTCGCCCGCATCCTCTCCGCCGGGCAGGGCAAGCTGGACGACTCCTCCAAGCCGCAGCGCATCGCCGGCTCCTACGGCTACATGGCGCCAG AGTACGCGTCGATGCAGCGGATCAGCGAGAAGAGCGACGTGTACAGCTTCGGGGTGGTGCTGCTGGAGGTGCTGACGGGGCGGCACCCGCTGGACCCGACGCTGCCGGGCGGGGCGCACCTGGTGCAGTGGGTGCAGGCCAAGCGCGGGAGCGACGACGAGATCCTGGACGCGCGGCTCAGGGAGAGCGCCGGCGAGGCGGACGCGCACGAGATGCGCCAGGTGCTGGCCGTCGCCGCGCTCTGCGTGTCCCGCCGCGCGGACGACCGGCCAGCGATGAAGGACGTGGTGGCGCTGCTCGAGGAGATCCGGCGCCCCGCCGCGGCCGACGACGCCAAGCCGGCGCCGGCGACCACGCTGCCTTCCGCCGCGGCGGCAGCACCGATGCTGTCGCCGGCGCGTGGCGGCGCGCACTCTACGAGCGACTCGTTCGCCGTGTCGGACTACTCCGCCTGA